A segment of the Halovivax limisalsi genome:
TGTGATGCCAATCGACGCACCCGCTCTCGCCGATCGACGGGACGACCGCCGTCCCGTCGCCACCTCCGCGACCGATCCGACCGCCACCGCGGCGGTCGATCCTCGCGGACGCGACGGGAGCCGCCCGTCGACGCGGGCTGTCCGCACGCGCGGCAGGAACGCGCGGTCGACACTCACCGCAGCGGTGGGACGACCGCTTCGGGTGCGTCTCGCACGCAGGGTGTACACATAATGTTCGAAAAACTAACAGAACAGGAGGAACGCGGTCAGGTGGGTATCGGTACCCTGATCGTGTTCATCGCGATGGTGCTCGTAGCCGCCATCGCAGCAGGCGTATTGATCAGCACCGCCGGGGAACTACAGGCCCAGGGGGAAGCGACCGGGGAGGACTCGCAATCCCAGGTCTCAGATACCGTTAACGTCGTTCACGCGGTTGGGGAAATTGATAGCAACCAGAACGTTTCGCTGCTGAATCTGACGGTAATGAAGTCGCCGGGCGCGGAAACGATCCAGCTCGAGGAGACGACGATTCACTTCACCTCTTCGGACGTATCGCAGACGTTGACGTACAACGATACGCTGAACAGTGGTAACTTCAACGTCTCACGGTCCGTCCTCTCGGAGTCCGGACAGGAGTCGGTCATAACGATCGATCTGTCGAGTACGAACTTCGCTAGCAGTGCGAAGCTCGAGGAGGGCCAAGACGCCGTGTTGAACATCATCGATCAGTCCGGGGCGACGACGGTCTTCGTTGCACAGCCCCCGGAGGGTATAACCAGCAGCGATAGTTACGTGGCGGTGTGATAGTATGAAACGAGATACACAATCGACTATCGGATTCGATCGCGGTCAGGTGGGTATCGGTACCCTGATCGTGTTCATCGCGATGGTGCTCGTAGCGGCCATCGCAGCAGGCGTATTGATCAGCACCGCTGGGGAACTGCAGGCCCAGGGTGAAGCAACTGGATCGGAGTCCCAATCGCAGGTGTCCGACAACATTCAGGTGCTGACGAAGACGGCCTCGGTCGACGAGGTTGGCGACAACGTGAGTAGTCTCGATCTCGTGGTCGGACCGGCAGCTGGTGCCAATACCATCGACCTGACCGAGACGACGATCCACGCTCTGAGTAGCGACGCCAGTGAAAGTCTGGATTGGGCAAGTACAGCCAGCTCGTCTGAGTTCGAGACATCGAACGTCTACGGGACCACTAATGGTAACACGCTCACCAGCACTGGTGACCGAGCCATGATCACGATTAAAAACACTACCTCATCCGTCGTCGATAACCTCGTCTCGGGTGACAGTGCGACGCTCGAGATCGTCGATCAGTCGGGTGCGACGACGTATGTCGAAGTTCGTTTGCCCTCGTCCTTCGCCGACAAGAACGAAGTGACGGTCTGATCACCGGTTCTCCGTTACCGGGTGATTTTCTTCGGCAGGTTTTGGATACCGTGAGCGGCGCGTTCTCTCGTGGATGAAGACGGCCAACGACTGGGGCTTTTTGTGGCGCCGTTTTCCACCACAATCAGGGGCCGTTGACCCCGTATTGGCATCTGAGCCATTACCGAGTTTTCCCCTCTGGCTTTCACTGTACAGGATCTATCCGCCGGAACCGCTTGGAGGGCCAGCATGCATATCGAGTCCCGAAACGAAATCCGACACGAACCGAGTGTCTTTAGCCCGTCAATACTATTTCTTTTTCAATGCCAGCAACACGCCGACGCCTCCTCGCCGGAGCAGGGGTCGCCTCGATCGCATCCGTCGCCGGCTGCATGGGAGACGCCGCCGAGATCTCCGTCCAGTCGAGCAACATTCGATTCGACGACGAGAACCCGGACGGACCCGCCGAAATGATGTTCACCGTCGAGACCGACTCCGCGCCGCTCGACGTCGAGGTCGAAGTGACGACGTACGACGAGGACGGCAACGAGGTCGACAGCTTCACTCGCGAGGCGACGATCGAAGAGGAGACGGACCTGATCCGGTTCGAAGTCGACACCCCCTCGGAGTTCGACCGCTACGAGTACCGGATCACCGAACAGTAATCTCGAACCCGGTACCGTTTACCGGGCGCTTCCCCCATTCACCGCTATGACCCCCGATCGAACCGACGACGGCGTGCTCGAACCCGAGGACCTCACCCTCGACCCCGAGCACGTCGACCGCATCGACGACAACCGCTTCGTCGTCAAACCCGACGAGTCGGGCGAGCCGACGCGCGCGTCCGACCCGTCCACTGCGCTCGGCCCGGCCGAAACCGTCCGCGTGCCGGACGACGAGCCGTCCGGGCAGACGACCCAGACGGATCTGACTTCGGCCTTCGACGACGAGCATAGCGGCCAGTCCGACGCGACCCAGGCTCGGGAGCCCAGCCCGACCGACGTCCTCGCTGCCGATCCCGCCCCGCACGGCGTCGATATCAGCCTGAAAACCGACGGCGAGGTAGCCCGCCACCGGGGCACGTCGAGCGATATCCGCGAGGTCTTCGCGGACATGATGGCCTGGTACGCCTCCCAACTCGACGAGGAGGTCACCCCGATGCAGGCGCTTGAAGTGCTCGTCGCGACGACGGATCTGGACGAGCGCGCTTGAACCCATTCGAAGAAGGGGATATGAGATCTACCGGTATTTAGACATACAACGAGACCGGGCACGGTCAACAGAGCAATTTTCTCGCGAAGACACCAGGAGGCAGTCAGAACGTCGGTCTTCGGGAAACTCTTACGGATCTATCCACTCGCGAGAGACGTCCTCGAGATCGATTTCGTCTTGATCAATGTAAACCGATATCTCGTGGACGATATCACCAATACCGCGAGAACTGATTGTCTGATCCCGCTGGTAGAGGACACCAGCCGTCTCTGCGGGATCGAACTCGGTGATGAATCTGTCCGAGCTTCTGCAAATATTGGATTGTGGCGAGTTCGATGTTTTCGTCCGCCAGCAGGCGAAACGGCATTCTTATTTTACGTCCGTGGGGTCAGTCGTCTGACCGGCCATCGACTCGGTTGCTTCGTGTCGTTTGCGTTCTATCTCTCGCATTTCGGACGGATGTTCGTGATAGTACGTTAACGCGTTGTAAACGGTTGCGATATCAAGATCGTGCCGGCCGGCCACAGTCCGTGGGGCTAGTCCTCGATCTTCGACCTGGGATTTGATGAACTGAACTATCAACCGTCGGCCTTCTATGTGTGGTTCATCGTGAACCTCGCGGACGATCCGGCGGACGGACTGACTCATACCATCGCTACGATATGCAGATTCTTCCACGCTTCGCTGAAAGAAACCCCTCAGGGGAGCTCAAGTCGATCGTTCTGCTGAGACTACCTGATATCCGTCGCTTCGGCGTGCCGAGATGCTTCCGGACTGAATGCGGCGACCCGATATTCTACACGTCGACTGGAACGCGTTGTAGCCCTAAGGTCGCAAAATCCGAATCGAACGCGAAGATGTGCTCGATATCGTACTCGTCAGCCAGGACGGCGTTCGTATGATCGACGAACGAGATTTCGTGATCGTCGTATCGCTCGAATTGCGAGACGGTTCGGTCGAACAGCGCGGTATCGACCTCCAGAACGTTGATCGACGGTGATTCACTGACCGTCGCCAACGCTTCCACGGCTGCACGGTGATCGATTCCCACGACCATCGTCGTCGCAGTCTCGGAAAGCACGTATCGACTGGTGAAGAGCGGTCCGTATCGGAGGTCGCCTCGCTGGATGCCGTCGAACACGGCTGTCGCCGACTGGTGGTGATGATCGTCCTCGTCGAAGAGAGCGACGAGGGCGTTCGTATCGATGAAGAGTGGGTCGGCGTTCTCGTTCGCTGTCATGCGTCACTGCCGTACAGTAGCTCGTCGACGCGGGACGAAAGGTCGCCGCTGCCCGAGGAAAACGTGGGTCGATCGACGAAGATTGGATCGGTGGGATCGATCGACGTCGCGTCAGTGTCGCCAGACCGCCAGTAGACGATCCGGCCGGCGGTCTCTCGGCTTTCGACCAGTCCCTGGCGTTCTAACTGTGCGAGCTTTCGCCGTGCTGTATCCCTAGAGCACCCCGTTCGTTCGGCAACGTCGCCGGACGTGAGAACTGGACCCGTGATCTCGTCGAAGATCCCGATAACGTCCACCGGAGAAACTGCCTCCGTGAACCGACCCCGGTCATTCCGTTCCTGACTATTGTCCACTCTTGGACGGGCCGGCAGTTCACCCTTACGGTGTTCGCCGCATGGCAAACAACGAATGGAACTGCCCATGGAAAGCCCATTCTGGTCGCATTCGAACGCCATCGCTTCGATCTTCTCGATAATTACGTCACTCGCTGTCGTTTCTTCGGTCTGAGGTCGGTCAGTCACGAGTCTGCAGATCGCTTTGCAGGACGCAATTCGAACACAAACGGCCGGTTATCGACCGACGAGCGAGCGATTTCGATCTCGAATCGGCGCTCGATATCGAGCGGATCGCTTTGTACGACGAGCCAGAACCACAAGCTATGACGGAATTCGACGCCGATTCGCGCGTCCGGTGCCGTCGAACCCTCCTCGCGGGGATCGGCGGGTCGGGCGTCGCCGCCCTCGCCGGTTGTCTCGCTCTCGGGGACGACGGCAGTGACGGCCGCGAAGCTATCCAGCCCGCGACGGAACCGATCGAGCGCGAGGGGACGCCCGCGGAGTTCTACTACTTCCTCGAAGAGAACGGGATCACGGTCGAATCGCTCGAGCGCGGCGGCGACGTCCTCTATCTCACGTACCGGTCGTCGGCGGAGAACCGCCCCCAGTCGAACGACGAAATCGGCATCATTTACCAGGTGTACCGGAGCGGCCTCATCCTCCGGGGCTCGAACGTGACGTTTCTGGACTGCGAGATCGCAAATCCGTTCGACGATCAGGCTCGCGGTTGGTCGCTGGATACCGACTGGATTTACGAGTACGACGACGGTGACGATGACGAGAGTGCTGACGGCGAGGCGGCCGAGAGCGACGATTCCGACGCCGAGAACGAGAGCGACAATCAGACGGCCGCGGGTGGGACCGATCCCGACCTTCGGAAACTGTGGAATCTGATCCAGGGGACGAAGGTCTACGAAGAGGAGACGTAGCGGCGTCGACACCGTTCGTCCTCGCCCCCTGCCGGACGGATGACGCGTGCTTTTTCCGCGTCGGGAACCCAGTCCTCAGTATGCCAACCGACCGCGAGGAATTTCTGGCGGGCGACCGGCCCGACGACGTCGTCATCTACATCACCGACGACGCGATCGACGACGCGACGAAACTCGAGACGTACGGCGAACGGGTCGACGAGGGAACGCTGCTGGTCATCGAGGGCGAGAACGGCCGCAACGCATTTCGGGCGGCGACCGGCATCGACGCGATGGCCTTCGCGAAGGAGGCGATGGGCACCGACGGCGAGATCGGTGGCGACCTGACCGACGGCACCTGCCCGGAGGCGGGCGACGGGGACGACCACGACTTGCAGTTCGTCTTCGCGTTCTCGGAGGCGCAGAACGAGGACGTCGGCGGGCTCTACGCCGAGGGCGACGTCGTCCACGCCTACGCCCGGTGTGACTGCGGGACGGCCTACGCGGACAAGTGGGTCGTCGCGGAATCCGCCTGACGGGCCCGCCGGGCCTTGCGTCGACGATCGAGCGGTCGGCTCGATCGGCGGTGTTCTCCAAAGCGGTCAAACGTGTTTATCACGAATCAGTTGGCCTTAACTGTTAACTCGACACCGTCGCAACCCAGCCGCATGTCATCCGAAGAGTCGCCGGCCGTCGACCCGGCGATGCTGGCTCGATTACCCGAGTTCTATCATCCGGCCGTCTCGCCGGACGGCTCGCAGGTCGCCTTCTACTACGACGCGCACGGCCGGAACGACCTCTACCTACTCGAGACGGAGACCGGTCGCTACGAGCGAGTCACCGACGGCGAGGCCCCGCGGAGCGCGCGCTGGCACGTCCGCTGGGGCCGGGACGGCGAAACCGTCTACTTCCACCACGACGACGCTGGCGACGAGCAAAACGACATCCTCGCCTGGACGCGTGCGGGAGTCGAGACGGTCGTCGATGTCGACGGGCAGGCCAGCTTCAGTGACACGACGCGGGACGGGGCGTCGATCCTGTACGCTAGCGACGCGGGCGAGCAGCTGAATCTCTATCGCTACGATACGGACAGCGGCGAACGCGCCCGGCTCACCGCGTACGACCGGCCGACGCGGGGTGGCCGCTTCGGTCCGGACGACGAGCGGATCACGTACGTCACCAACGAGTCCGACGCCCTCGAGAACCGCGACGTCTACGTGATGGACGCCGACGGGAGTGAGAAGCGTCGACTCGGCATCGGGGAGGAGGGGTCCGAAGCGAGCGTTACCGCCTGGTTTCCGGACGGCGACCGACTGCTCGTCTCGGATAACGCCGACGACCTTCGCCGGGCCGGGATCTACGACCTGACGACGGACGAAATCGAGTGGCTCGGCGCCCACGAAGCCGAGGAAACCCCCGCGGCGATCTCGCCGAACGGCCGGTTCGTCCTCGTCTCGCGCAAGCGCCGGGGTGCGACGATGCCGGTCTGTTACGACCGTCGGACGGGCGAGTCGCGCGAACTCGACGTGGCCGACGGCGTCGCCCGAATCCCAGGGGGGCGCGACGCCGCGTTCGTCGACGAGACGACCGTCGTTTTCTCTCACTCCCGCCCCGACGCCCGCAAGGAACTCTACGCCTACGACCTGGACACCGACGAGTACGACGTCTTGCTCGAGGCCGCCTACGAGGGCGTCCCAGCGGGCAGCGAGGGGAGCCGCGCCTCACCTGACGGTCGGAGTGACACGGACCGCGTCTCCCCTGACTCCTTCGTCGACGCCGAGTACGTCACCTACGAGAGCGAGGACGGGCTCGAAATCGGCGGGCTCCTGTACGATCCGCGGGCGGGCCCGGCAGTGGCCGACGACGCCGCCGACGTCCCGGCGGTCGTCGTGGTCCACGGCGGTCCCCACGCTCGCTCCTCGAAGGCCTTCTCCCTGACAGCCCAGGTTCTCGCCACTCGCGGCTACGCGGTATTCATGCCCAACTACCGCGGGTCGACCGGGCGCGGGCGCGCGTTCAAGCAGGCCATCCACGGCGACTGGGGCGGGAAGGAACAGGCGGACATCGCGGCCGCCGGGCGCTGGCTCGGAGCCCGCGAGTGGATCGATGCCGATCGCATCGCGGTCTACGGCGGCAGTTACGGCGGCTACTCCGTCTACACGCAACTGACGCGGTATCCCACCCTGTGGACGACGGGGATCGCCTCGGTCGGCATCACGGACTTGCACGCCCTCTACGAGGAGAGCATGCCCCACTTCCAGCACAGCCTCCGCGAGCAACTCGGCGACCCGGACGAGAACGAGGCCCTGTGGCGCGAGCGCAGCCCCATCGAGCACGTCGAGCGCATGGAACGGCCGATCTACATCGTCCACGGCGTCAACGATCCGCGCTGCCCGATCTCGCAGGCCCGGCTCTTCCGGAACGCGCTCGAAGATCGGGGCTGGGTCGAGGGCGAAGACTTCGAGTACACGGAGCTCGGCGAAGAGGGTCACGGCTCGACCGACATGGCACAGAAGGTCGAGAAATTCCGCCTGCTGG
Coding sequences within it:
- a CDS encoding archaellin/type IV pilin N-terminal domain-containing protein, whose product is MFEKLTEQEERGQVGIGTLIVFIAMVLVAAIAAGVLISTAGELQAQGEATGEDSQSQVSDTVNVVHAVGEIDSNQNVSLLNLTVMKSPGAETIQLEETTIHFTSSDVSQTLTYNDTLNSGNFNVSRSVLSESGQESVITIDLSSTNFASSAKLEEGQDAVLNIIDQSGATTVFVAQPPEGITSSDSYVAV
- a CDS encoding archaellin/type IV pilin N-terminal domain-containing protein produces the protein MKRDTQSTIGFDRGQVGIGTLIVFIAMVLVAAIAAGVLISTAGELQAQGEATGSESQSQVSDNIQVLTKTASVDEVGDNVSSLDLVVGPAAGANTIDLTETTIHALSSDASESLDWASTASSSEFETSNVYGTTNGNTLTSTGDRAMITIKNTTSSVVDNLVSGDSATLEIVDQSGATTYVEVRLPSSFADKNEVTV
- a CDS encoding DUF7500 family protein, whose protein sequence is MTPDRTDDGVLEPEDLTLDPEHVDRIDDNRFVVKPDESGEPTRASDPSTALGPAETVRVPDDEPSGQTTQTDLTSAFDDEHSGQSDATQAREPSPTDVLAADPAPHGVDISLKTDGEVARHRGTSSDIREVFADMMAWYASQLDEEVTPMQALEVLVATTDLDERA
- a CDS encoding type II toxin-antitoxin system VapC family toxin; its protein translation is MTANENADPLFIDTNALVALFDEDDHHHQSATAVFDGIQRGDLRYGPLFTSRYVLSETATTMVVGIDHRAAVEALATVSESPSINVLEVDTALFDRTVSQFERYDDHEISFVDHTNAVLADEYDIEHIFAFDSDFATLGLQRVPVDV
- a CDS encoding helix-turn-helix domain-containing protein, encoding MDVIGIFDEITGPVLTSGDVAERTGCSRDTARRKLAQLERQGLVESRETAGRIVYWRSGDTDATSIDPTDPIFVDRPTFSSGSGDLSSRVDELLYGSDA
- a CDS encoding DUF5807 family protein; amino-acid sequence: MPTDREEFLAGDRPDDVVIYITDDAIDDATKLETYGERVDEGTLLVIEGENGRNAFRAATGIDAMAFAKEAMGTDGEIGGDLTDGTCPEAGDGDDHDLQFVFAFSEAQNEDVGGLYAEGDVVHAYARCDCGTAYADKWVVAESA
- a CDS encoding S9 family peptidase produces the protein MSSEESPAVDPAMLARLPEFYHPAVSPDGSQVAFYYDAHGRNDLYLLETETGRYERVTDGEAPRSARWHVRWGRDGETVYFHHDDAGDEQNDILAWTRAGVETVVDVDGQASFSDTTRDGASILYASDAGEQLNLYRYDTDSGERARLTAYDRPTRGGRFGPDDERITYVTNESDALENRDVYVMDADGSEKRRLGIGEEGSEASVTAWFPDGDRLLVSDNADDLRRAGIYDLTTDEIEWLGAHEAEETPAAISPNGRFVLVSRKRRGATMPVCYDRRTGESRELDVADGVARIPGGRDAAFVDETTVVFSHSRPDARKELYAYDLDTDEYDVLLEAAYEGVPAGSEGSRASPDGRSDTDRVSPDSFVDAEYVTYESEDGLEIGGLLYDPRAGPAVADDAADVPAVVVVHGGPHARSSKAFSLTAQVLATRGYAVFMPNYRGSTGRGRAFKQAIHGDWGGKEQADIAAAGRWLGAREWIDADRIAVYGGSYGGYSVYTQLTRYPTLWTTGIASVGITDLHALYEESMPHFQHSLREQLGDPDENEALWRERSPIEHVERMERPIYIVHGVNDPRCPISQARLFRNALEDRGWVEGEDFEYTELGEEGHGSTDMAQKVEKFRLLEDYLDRRL